The following is a genomic window from Candidatus Marinimicrobia bacterium CG08_land_8_20_14_0_20_45_22.
TCACCGTATTCTCCGTTTTTTCATTTGAAAATCTTCATCATTATAAATAAATTTCCACACTTTTTGATAACTTTTGAAAGGAGTTCAATGAGCAAAAAAAGAAGTGTACAAAAACGTATCCGTCAGGCTGAGAAATCCAGACTGCGCAACAGACAATATAAATCGATCATGAAATCCATGATCAAAAAGGTAAAAGCCGCCGCTACGAAAGCCGAAGCCGAACCTCTGTATCGCGAGGCTGTATCCATCATCGATTCGATCTCGGGAAAAGGCGTTCTTCACCGCAACAACGCCGCGAACAAAAAGTCCAAACTCGCCGATATTATCAATAAGTTGCCCTAACGATCTCTTTATCATTTCGGCTATTCGTCTAACTTTTATATTTAATCACTCGTTCGATAATTTGGAGCCTCTTTACTGATTTTCACGTCGTGAGGATGACTTTCCTCAATGGAGGCACGCGTCACTTTGATGAATTTTGCGGATTTTTGTAAATCCGCAATTGTCCGTGCACCACAATATCCCATCGACGACCTGAGCCCGCCTGTCAACTGATGAACGGTTTCATATAACGCTCCTTTGTACGGCACAATCCCTTCAATTCCTTCCGGAACCAGTTTCTTCGTTTCCTCGGATTCTTGAAAATATCGGTCTTTGCTTCCTTTTTCCATCGCGGCAATTGAACCCATACCTCGATACGACTTATAAACACGTCCTTCATATAAAATTGTCTCGCCCGGACTTTCCTCCATCCCGGCTAATAGCGAACCGAGCATTACCGCATTCGCACCAGCGGCAAGTGCTTTCGCAATATCTCCGGAATATCGGATTCCACCATCGGCGATGATTGGAACTCCGGACTTTACTGCTTCTTCGGCGCAATCCAAGATCGCCGAAAGTTGCGGCACTCCAACACCCGCAACAATTCGGGTCGTGCAAATCGCTCCCGGCCCAATCCCAACTTTAACGGCGTCGGCCCCAGCGTCGATCAGTTCACGTGTTGCTTCGCTGGTAGCAACATTTCCGGCAATAACATCCATGTTTGGAAAACGCTTCTTCATCTGACGAACCGTTTCGATCACGTTGCGCGAATGTCCGTGTGATGTATCGACGACCAGAACATCAACTTGAGCATCAATCAAACGCTCAGATCTCTCGAGAAAATCGCCAGTAACACCGACAGCCGCGCCAACACGAAGACGCCCGATCGAATCCTTGGCGGCGTTCGGGGATTTTTTCTTCTTCAGAATATCCTTAACGGTAATTAATCCTTTTAAACTGCCCTGCTTGTCGACAATAAGCAATTTTTCAATCCGATGTCGCTGAAGTATTTCCTCCGCTTTTTCCAAAGTTGTCCCAACGGGAGCGGTGATCAGGTTTTCGCTGGTCATCCTTTCTGAGATTTTTTGTTCAAGATTCGTCTCGAAACGGATATCGCGGTTTGTTAAAATGCCTATCAATTGACCGCCATCGACGATTGGAATTCCTGAGATCGAATACTTCGACATGACTTCCAGCGCTTCCTTGATAGTCTTGTCCGAAGAAAGTG
Proteins encoded in this region:
- a CDS encoding IMP dehydrogenase; the protein is MNLKKIVREGFTFDDVLLIPAKSDVLPKQVSLTTHLTARIELFVPIVSAAMDTVTEGAMAIAIAREGGIGILHKNMSIEEQAMEVDKVKRSESGMIVKPITLSSDKTIKEALEVMSKYSISGIPIVDGGQLIGILTNRDIRFETNLEQKISERMTSENLITAPVGTTLEKAEEILQRHRIEKLLIVDKQGSLKGLITVKDILKKKKSPNAAKDSIGRLRVGAAVGVTGDFLERSERLIDAQVDVLVVDTSHGHSRNVIETVRQMKKRFPNMDVIAGNVATSEATRELIDAGADAVKVGIGPGAICTTRIVAGVGVPQLSAILDCAEEAVKSGVPIIADGGIRYSGDIAKALAAGANAVMLGSLLAGMEESPGETILYEGRVYKSYRGMGSIAAMEKGSKDRYFQESEETKKLVPEGIEGIVPYKGALYETVHQLTGGLRSSMGYCGARTIADLQKSAKFIKVTRASIEESHPHDVKISKEAPNYRTSD
- the rpsT gene encoding 30S ribosomal protein S20 is translated as MSKKRSVQKRIRQAEKSRLRNRQYKSIMKSMIKKVKAAATKAEAEPLYREAVSIIDSISGKGVLHRNNAANKKSKLADIINKLP